In the Mytilus galloprovincialis chromosome 10, xbMytGall1.hap1.1, whole genome shotgun sequence genome, one interval contains:
- the LOC143047141 gene encoding USP6 N-terminal-like protein has protein sequence MSSGSSPVYDQYEQIRQAERERAEIVGRYDKGREEGAQIDPWEDPTFEVYHVTDRYGFIHDSRLPTQRDAAEIKAKEVESERTKKWLKMMKSWKKYYPGEKMTRRIYKGIPDSLRGEIWARLLDINKVKAEQSGVYRKMKMRARAKSPDIRQIDLDINRTYRNHIMYRQRYSVNQQALFHVLSAYSMYNTEVGYCQGMSEIAALLLMYLNEEDAFWALSQMFCQKRYACHGMFMHGFPKLLRFQEHHDNILRKFLPKLKKYMDKNDIYTSLYTIKWYMQCFLDRIPFTLTLRFYDVFMLEGDKMLCAAAYTILKLHKRRLVKLSMENAVAYLQSGLEKDFGYEEDAVMDQIQVSIEELNKAKMLLPPKPKDNEEATLPFGLEIEPSIEQIIKGRNPNSADEHFKRNPHKGKAGYLRKRGLSNSFTPELGRSHAESSSMQSSQLSFDDQSSYYDTAANSRLSLADYHAKLSMQSSRTSYAGDSDMGEEARYTPVNDDMSPTTANYSHNSHETTVENIAELNGQQSPSVHSDYDNMETENVNFDPQAGDDIDMHPLNDPFPYVDTSPQRETDINHTNHTNHVETSPRYVTEIHVPASKSDGYIRASNKDWVDQNEDEELNSQTIFSRGDAMIDEKNSNNGVYISDYSNGYLSTKSQSWHSEMSTSFSVVKQSQH, from the exons GGAAGAGAAGAAGGAGCACAAATTGATCCATGGGAGGACCCAACATTTGAAGTCTATCATGTGACAGATAGATATGGATTTATACA TGATAGTAGATTACCAACCCAAAGAGATGCTGctgaaataaag gcAAAAGAAGTGGAATCAGAGAGAACCAAGAAATGGCTGAAGATGATGAAAAGCTGGAAAAAATATTATCCTGGAGAGAAA ATGACAAGAAGAATTTACAAAGGTATACCAGATAGTTTGAGAGGTGAAATATGGGCTAGACTACTAGATATCAACAAAGTTAAAGCTGAACAAAGTGGAGTCTATAGA aaaatgaaGATGAGGGCACGAGCCAAATCCCCAGATATAAGACAGATAGACTTAGACATTAACCGTACTTACAGAAATCATATAATGTACAGGCAAAGATACAGTGTCAA CCAGCAAGCTTTGTTCCATGTTCTGTCAGCCTACTCCATGTACAATACAGAGGTTGGTTACTGCCAGGGAATGAGTGAAATAGCAGCCTTGTTACTTATGTATCTTAATGAAGAG GATGCATTCTGGGCTTTATCACAAATGTTTTGCCAAAAGAGATATGCATGTCATG GAATGTTTATGCATGGTTTTCCCAAGTTGTTAAGATTCCAGGAACATCATGACAATATTCTCAGGAAATTTTTACCCAAGTTGAAGAAGTATATG GATAAGAATGATATTTATACGAGTCTTTATACTATAAAGTGGTATATGCAGTGTTTTCTCGACAGG aTTCCTTTTACACTTACATTAAGGTTCTATGATGTGTTTATGTTGGAAGGTGACAAAATGTTGTGTGCTGCAGCTTATACAATACTTAAACTTCATAAAA GAAGGTTAGTAAAGTTAAGTATGGAAAATGCTGTTGCCTATTTACAGTCGGGTTTAGAGAAAGATTTTGGTTATGAAGAGGATGCCGTAATGGACCAGATACAAGTCAGTATAGAGGAACTGAATAAAGCTAAGATGTTACTACCTCCAAAACCTAAAGATAATGAGGAAGCTACTCTTCCTTTTGGGCTAGAAATTGAACCTAGTATTGAACAAATAATAAAGGGACGTAACCCAAATTCAGCAGATGAACATTTCAAACGAAACCCTCACAAAGGAAAGGCAGGGTACCTTCGAAAGAGAGGTTTATCTAATTCATTTACACCCGAGCTTGGACGAAGTCATGCAGAGTCATCATCTATGCAGTCAAGCCAATTGTCATTTGATGACCAGTCATCGTACTATGATACTGCTGCAAATTCTCGTTTGTCTTTGGCTGATTATCATGCAAAACTATCAATGCAAAGTTCACGGACATCTTATGCAGGTGATTCTGATATGGGCGAAGAAGCTAGATATACTCCTGTTAATGATGATATGTCTCCAACTACTGCAAATTATAGCCATAACTCTCATGAAACAACGGTAGAAAATATTGCTGAATTAAACGGTCAACAATCTCCCTCAGTACACTCTGATTACGATAACATGGAAACTGAAAATGTGAACTTTGACCCCCAAGCAGGTGACGATATTGATATGCATCCCCTTAATGATCCATTTCCGTACGTTGACACTAGTCCACAAAGAGAAACTGACATCAACCATACTAATCATACTAATCATGTTGAAACTAGTCCACGATATGTTACTGAAATTCATGTACCAGCCAGCAAGTCAGATGGCTACATCCGTGCATCTAATAAGGATTGGGTGGATCAGAATGAGGATGAAGAATTAAACTCTCAAACAATTTTCTCTCGGGGTGATGCAATGATTGATGAAAAGAATTCTAATAATGGTGTATATATCTCTGATTACAGTAATGGCTATCTAAGTACAAAGTCACAGAGCTGGCATTCAGAAATGTCTACTTCATTTTCTGTTGTAAAGCAAAGTCAACATTAG